From Streptomyces sp. SAI-135:
GGGACTCCAGAAAGGTGAGAACGGCCAGCACCCGGCGGTGGTCGTCCGTGTCCTCGGTGAGGCCGAGTTTGCCCAGGATGCTGCGGACGTGCTTCTCGACGGTGCCCTCCGTGACCCACAGGCGACGGCCGATGCCGGCGTTGGAGCGGCCCTCGGCCATCAGGGCGAGGACCTCGCGCTCGCGGGCGCTGAGGTGGGCGAGGGGGTCGTCGCGGCGCTGGGCGGAGAACAGCTCCTGCACCAGGGAGGGGTCGACCACCGAGCCGCCCCGGTGGATGCGCTCCAGGGCCTCGGTGAACTCGTCGACGACCGTGACCCGGCTCTTGAGCAGATAGCCGATCTTGCGGCCGCTCGCCAGCAGTTCCAGGGCGTCCTCGACCTCGACGTACGCCGACAGGACGAGGATGCCGGTGCCGGGGTGGCGCGCACGGATCGTGCGGGCCGCCCTG
This genomic window contains:
- a CDS encoding response regulator transcription factor, giving the protein MDDAAQQPTRGRVVLADDDILLREGLASLCERVGYQVAGQAGDAVRLLELVDGERPDLAIVDIRMPPDHSTEGLRAARTIRARHPGTGILVLSAYVEVEDALELLASGRKIGYLLKSRVTVVDEFTEALERIHRGGSVVDPSLVQELFSAQRRDDPLAHLSAREREVLALMAEGRSNAGIGRRLWVTEGTVEKHVRSILGKLGLTEDTDDHRRVLAVLTFLESR